A window of the Trichoderma asperellum chromosome 6, complete sequence genome harbors these coding sequences:
- a CDS encoding uncharacterized protein (EggNog:ENOG41), giving the protein MKEASDYYLTLRAQHPRAAEKMLYLIFPRLLTFDAFHLVDIFLTQPVLLIAGAEAGSPWHTEKLDKLFGGATRKLIVPKAAHMDFL; this is encoded by the coding sequence ATGAAGGAGGCCAGCGACTACTATCTTACACTGCGAGCACAGCATCCTCGTGCTGCAGAGAAGATGCTATATCTCATCTTCCCACGCCTTCTCACTTTTGACGCATTCCACCTTGTAGATATTTTCCTGACGCAGCCTGTTTTGCTAATCGCTGGTGCAGAAGCTGGATCACCGTGGCATACCGAGAAATTAGACAAGCTCTTTGGGGGCGCTACTAGGAAGTTGATTGTTCCCAAAGCAGCTCACATGGACTTTTTATGA
- a CDS encoding uncharacterized protein (EggNog:ENOG41): MADMFNPSGLLSQWSSLLFKSRNVKLDEEKVTQHATHPITLLGNISLVLLEQAALRESQVFSQISEICSTSPNYGGLGLKQDEQATGDDIHEITFLISAWLEALNSDDRKKSLGQSVQQTAAKDRPPMTVTEKIFAMHAVDSKGYVRTGETIRVSLDWIMASEASWAGMEGTYNRLGSPGIFRNDRFWLAGDHVVEPRVKGVPAVQKLIESSEKARKVFKMTEYQGMNYTIMHTEFFRERAQPGMLIIGSDSHTCSSGAVGCLAIGLGAADVTMGLITGETWFKVPEVVKIEFIGEPSRGIGGKDVILYVLQQLKRNTVASDRIVEYTGTGLNYLSPDARFAIANMTTELGGITGIFTPDHITKGFIDGRKLARHKNASHYFRPDKGAVYAESHIIDLSKVESFVAKYPNPDDVVPMTDVLGMKLDGCFIGACTTAEEDIILGALVLEQGLQMGLSPLKDGKKRKVVPGSLPILDRLRNLGLAQIYEDAGFEIGVPGCSYCVGISADRALEGEVWLSSQNRNFENRMGQGSIGNLASAATVAASSFLMAVTNPQHFIDQIPAERWEMMTGRGSLKGISSGQEPNWVEPASPGEGATNEGGVDANLLATSISQASDINKTETNESVKNDGNADTIIRGKVQRLGDFVDTDALAPAQFLISSRTNEEMGAHCLEFTNPAFRSRAKEGFNVVVAGKAFGCGSSREQAVSALLGCGIKCVIAESFAFIYGRNQPSLGLLGFTMDDPAFYKAAADGEEISIDLETNSLTVGEQKFSFSLSAMERELVEAGGITPAFKKFGKQLFDMICGSTKDARRAVEVSGQAANMQW, from the exons ATGGCTGATATGTTTAATCCTAGCGGGCTATTATCCCAATGGTCCAGTCTGCTCTTCAAGTCTCGGAATGTCAAACTTGACGAAGAAAAAGTAACCCAACATGCTACACACCCCATCACTCTGCTTGGAAACATCAGCCTCGTTCTCTTAGAACAGGCTGCTCTCAGAGAAAGCCAAGTATTCTCCCAAATATCTGAGATATGCTCAACGTCACCCAATTATGGAGGGCTTGGACTGAAGCAAGACGAGCAAGCGACTGGAGACGATATACATGAGATCACCTTTCTTATTTCCGCTT GGCTAGAAGCGCTGAACTCGGATGATCGAAAGAAATCCCTAGGACAGAGTGTCCAGCAAACAGCCGCAAAAGATAGACCACCAATGACTGTCACAGAAAAGATTTTTGCCATGCATGCCGTCGATTCCAAAGGCTACGTCAGAACCGGTGAGACGATACGAGTATCCTTAGACTGGATCATGGCTTCGGAAGCATCTTGGGCG GGTATGGAAGGCACATATAACCGCTTGGGAAGTCCAGGAATTTTCCGCAACGACCGTTTCTGGCTTGCCGGAGACCACGTCGTGGAGCCGAGAGTCAAAGGCGTTCCAGCTGTTCAGAAGCTCATCGAGTCGTCTGAAAAAGCCCGTAAAGTCTTCAAAATGACAGAATATCAAGGAATGAAT TATACTATTATGCATACCGAATTTTTTAGAGAGCGCGCTCAGCCAGGTATGCTCATCATTGGCTCAGATTCCCACACATGCTCCTCCGGTGCGGTTGGCTGCCTTGCCATTGGACTTGGAGCCGCAGATGTCACAATGGGTCTCATTACTGGAGAAACATGGTTCAAGGTGCCTGAGGTCGTAAAGATCGAGTTCATTGGAGAGCCGAGTCGTGGTATCGGCGGCAAAGATGTCATTTTATATGTACTGCAGCAACTCAAGCGAAACACAGTCGCATCAGATCGCATCGTGGAGTATACAGGAACCGGCCTCAACTACCTCTCCCCAGATGCGCGTTTTGCCATTGCCAATATGACAACT GAACTTGGAGGCATTACAGGAATCTTCACTCCTGATCACATAACTAAAGGATTTATCGATGGAAGAAAGCTGGCGCGGCATAAGAATGCATCGCATTACTTTCGCCCGGACAAGGGTGCGGTATATGCTGAATCACATATTATCGATCTGTCCAAGGTTGAGTCATTCGTGGCTAAATATCCGAATCCTGATGACGTTGTTCCAATGACGGATGTTCTGGGCATGAAGCTGGACGGATGTTTTATTGGAGCTTGTACCACGGCAGAGGAAGATATTATTCTCGGCGCATTGGTCTTAGAACAGGGGCTACAGATGGGGCTCTCTCCGCTGAAAGATGGCAAGAAGCGAAAAGTGGTACCCGGATCCCTTCCTATTCTCGATAGGTTGCGGAACTTGGGGCTCGCGCAAATATATGAAGACGCCGGCTTTGAAATCGGCGTTCCAGGATGCAGCTACTGCGTGGGCATATCTGCGGATCGAGCTTTAGAGGGCGAAGTATGGCTATCGTCTCAAAATAGAAACTTTGAGAACCGTATGGGCCAAG GTTCCATTGGAAATCTCGCTTCCGCTGCTACAGTAGCAGCATCTTCATTTTTGATGGCAGTGACAAATCCACAACATTTCATTGACCAAATCCCAGCAGAAAGGTGGGAAATGATGACTGGCCGTGGGTCATTGAAAGGAATATCATCAGGACAAGAGCCAAATTGGGTCGAACCAGCAAGTCCAGGAGAAGGGGCCACGAACGAGGGTGGAGTGGATGCCAATCTGTTGGCTACATCCATATCGCAAGCAAGTGATATCAACAAGACAGAAACAAATGAGAGTGTAAAAAACGATGGAAATGCAGATACAATAATTCGCGGGAAAGTTCAGAGGCTTGGAGATTTTGTCGACACAGATGCC CTGGCACCGGCCCAATTCCTCATCTCGTCTCGGACCAATGAAGAAATGGGAGCTCACTGTCTTGAATTTACAAATCCTGCCTTCCGATCTCGAGCCAAAGAAGGCTTTAACGTCGTAGTGGCGGGGAAAGCATTTGGCTGTGGCTCTTCACGAGAGCAGGCCGTATCTGCCCTACTTG GATGCGGTATCAAATGTGTCATTGCAGAGTCCTTCGCCTTTATCTATGGCCGCAATCAGCCCAGCCTCGGTCTTCTAGGCTTTACCATGGACGACCCGGCTTTTTacaaagctgctgcagacggCGAAGAAATCAGCATTGATCTGGAAACCAATAGCCTTACTGTTGGAGAAcaaaaattttcttttagtttATCTGCAATGGAGAGGGAGTTGGTGGAAGCAGGCGGTATTACTCCTGCCTTCAAGAAGTTTGGCAAACAGCTCTTTGACATGATCTGCGGCAGCACCAAAGATGCCAGGAGAGCAGTGGAAGTTAGTGGTCAAGCAGCCAATATGCAATGGTAG
- a CDS encoding uncharacterized protein (EggNog:ENOG41), with translation MTNQAEQQTAVAALRAQLADPEKIIVCPGVYDGFTARMALKAGFDCLYMTGAGTTISRLGMPDLGIATLNDMRDTASMIASLDQSVPLIADADTGYGGPVMVGRTVAQYMQAGVAALHLEDQVQSKRCGHLLNKQIVSEDEFLSRIRAAVLVRKQRVGDILIIARTDALQSEGYEVARDRLKAAIAAGADIAFLEGIKSKEQAKQICLDLAPTPVMYNNVPGGVSPDLSVQEAKQLGFKLIIYPGLCLEPVYEAVTKAMQTLKEVEAPPRSDFNSSGSPKALFEVVGLHECIRLDKAAGGASYNGGV, from the exons ATGACGAATCAAGCTGAACAACAAACGGCCGTGGCTGCGCTTCGCGCCCAATTGGCTGACCCCGAGAAAATCATTGTATGTCCAGGTGTATATGATGGATTTACAGCTCGTATGGCACTTAAAGCTGGCTTTGACTGCTTATATATG ACTGGAGCCGGCACAACTATATCAAGGCTGGGAATGCCAGATCTTGGTATTGCCACTCTAAATGATATGAGAGATACAGCTTCTATGATTGCTTCCTTGGACCAAAGCGTGCCTCTCATCGCAGATGCGGATACTGGCTACGGTG GCCCTGTAATGGTTGGACGCACTGTTGCGCAGTACATGCAAGCCGGAGTGGCCGCGCTGCATCTGGAAGACCAAGTTCAGTCCAAGCGCTGCGGCCATCTCTTGAATAAGCAAATTGTTTCAGAAGACGAATTTTTGTCTCGAATCCGAGCTGCAGTTCTGGTGAGAAAACAGCGTGTGGGTGACATTCTTATCATAGCTCGCACAGACGCTTTACAGTCTGAGGGGTACGAAGTAGCAAGAGATCGGCTCaaggctgccattgctgctggagcggATATTGCTTTTCTTGAGGGTATAAAATCTAAAGAGCAAGCAAAACAGATTTGTTTGGACCTAGCGCCTACTCCTGTCATGTATAATAACGTGCCTGGAGGAGTGTCCCCCGACTTATCTGTCCAAGAAGCTAAACAGCTTGGCTTTAAGCTGATTATATATCCTGGATTGTGCCTTGAGCCTGTTTATGAGGCCGTGACGAAGGCTATGCAAACGCTGAAAGAGGTTGAAGCACCTCCAAGATCTGACTTCAATAGCAGTGGTTCTCCCAAAGCTCTATTTGAAGTGGTGGGATTACACGAATGTATTAGGCTTGACAAGGCAGCAGGAGGTGCATCATACAACGGTGGAGTGTAA